The genomic region atatatatataagtacaCTTTAAAAGTACATAcataataacataaaaatatatataatatatatataaaatataaatatattctctTAAAATGAAGATCATATTCCtttgtataatttttctatattatgtGAACggtatttttatgtatataaattattaaaagcttgttatattttggtgtaacatatattttttttttccagaTAAAATTTATgacatataaattttaatagtcatatatatatatatatatatatttttatatttatattttcatttatatatttttatttttcattttagcTTTTAAAAATACACAAAAAGACGGAGTGTCCTTACAGAtatcaaaaaagaaaagaagcAATCAAgtcaattttttaaatagaaaaaatgattacaatttgataaaaaataaaaactcaCATAGCTCTTTAAAAAGTACTTTtgatgatattaaaaaaattatatcaaaGCAATTATCAGTAGAGGAAGACAAAATAGAAATGACGTCAAATTTTACCAAggtataagaaaataaaatgatatacaagaatattttaaaatatatatgtgtacacattttataaatattaaaagtgtatatacataaattatatatacatatatattttttttttttttttttttatgtgtagGATTTAGGGGCTGATAGTTTAGACCTTGTCGAATTAATTATGGCACTTGAAGAAAAGTTTAATGTAACTATTTCTGATCAAGATGCTCTGAAAATTAACACAGTTCAAGATGCTATagattatatagaaaaaaataataaacaataaaaaatatatctatttctTCTTTGTTAAAATATGtcccacatatatatatatatatatatataatagatggagaaaaaaaaaaaaaattttttttttttattattaagaatTAATAtagttattatttatataatgttacctctttataaaaatgctcatatatttatgtatgtacatatatatagaattttatatgtattagaaaaataatttttatatattgtttaatATTATACTATTTAATGTTAAcatattattgttttattcttattttttaaatcacccatatattatatatatatatatatatatatatataattatacttattaatatttatattttttttttattattcttataacCTTTTATaccttatttttaaaattcaattgaaaaaaatatgtaattcttttactttttttttttttttttttaaatattaaaggtattgtatataatatatttaatcaaattattaatgtacataaaacatataagaattataatataacaataataagaaatgtatatatcatattaatatgtatattttttatatgaaatataaaattaagtGGTAATTTTTAGGTACTTATgtgtaataatatgaatgctTATATTAGATCATATAcgtatatacaaaaattaaCACAAATattttggtttttttttttttttttttttttttttttttaaataaattagcTAGCTAAATTGGattgtcatatatatatatatatatatttatttatttatttattaatttttacttttatttatttctctctaaaggaaataatatatatattatacatattaatatatcataatataaacaaagaaatatataatttatatacatatataatatttttatattacggCTGATTATCAAATTGTTtcaaaaatttaaaagatcTCTTATTATAACTGTTCAGCACACTATGGGTAGCTGTTAGAGCTTCTCCTGGTAGCATATGATAAAATGATTTTTCAGCATTTGATAAGTTTAAACAATGAAAAAAAGATAAGTATGttcttttacatatttttaatattgtatattaCTCATGTGAGAACATTTTATGAGTgcttaaatttaaaaaacgAAAAGAATTACAATGtgtttttaataaatggAAATAATAATGGTCCCTcctattattttgtaaacaGTAATTacagaaataataataattttttaagaaGAAAGGAAAATTATCAAAGAGTACTACAATTGTATGATCCTCCACTCAATGAAGGGGCTAAAAGGAAtagttatattttatatgctcatggcaaaaaaaacaaaaataaaaataaaatgaatcaCTATAATAATGTAACAACGAAAAGAAAAACAGTAAATAGAAGGGACcaagatgatgaagatgaagatgaagaagaagaagataattatgaagatgatgaagctaattatgaagatgatgaagcTAATTATGAAGACGATGAAGATAAttatgaagatgatgaagataattatgaagacgatgaagataattatgaagatgatgaagataattatgaagatgatgaagataattATGACGATgaatatgatgatgatgatgacgaTTATCCctttaataatgatgatatagaCATAGGTGATAAGGATACTCCTTATGAAACTCAAAAAAGTAAAACAAGATCAAAAGATGAAAACATGACTCATCAAAACAAGGGAGGTAATACTACATTATCATtggaaaattataaaattaaaaaaaatgttaattatgatatagaaacagataaaaaaaataaggtaaaaaaaaaagacgaAGAAGATATACATGaaacaaatgaaaaagatgataacataaatgataataatgatgataaagatAACGAACATATTGATGACATTATGGATGAAGAATATGAAGAAGATTATATAACCGAAGAAGATATCAAGGatttacataaaatatgttcagacaaaatgaataaagtttatgaatttttaaaaaaagaatcttatcgatttaatttaaataatgtttCTAATGATATgtttgaaaatgaaaaagtcAAAATAAATGAACGTATATATACAGTGAAACATATATGtcatattaagaaaaaagaaaacttaTTTACTATAACACCATATGATCCTTATTTTGTTAATTTCCTTTATcaacattttataaaagaatttgATGAACTCAAATTTTATGTGAAGGATAAATCCCTTTACGCTGTTATACCGCCTATATcagaaaatttaaaaaatgaaataaaaatgaaaatcaaaaaaaaaatagaagatTCTAAAGTTACACTTAGAACTGTAAGGAAACAAATGATGGATAAGTtagaaaaatttaaaaataaaataggaaaggatatttattttaaacagaaaaattatatacaaagTATACATGATCAAACcaagaaaaatatagaaaaaatatttgctGATGCAAAGTGAAGTGaacctttttatatatacaaattggACTTCACATGAAAggcatacatatatatatattatatatattatatatatgttaatatattatgaaaaaaaaaaaaaaaaaaaaaaaaagtgtcttttaatttttataatttttatattttattttatttttttttttttgttgaatttattttctttttaaaaaatttttaagaatatcaaaaaaataaaaaaaaataataataataatatatatatatatattgtcatatattaaacaaatacatttattaatttgttctttttttttttttttttttttttttttttgaattaaaaatatccTATCACTTTGACATTTGCTCCGTTGTCACCATACGTTAccctatatataaataaaaagcaTATAATAAAGTTTAAaagacaataaaaatatatatatgtatatatattttttaaatattttattaatattattttaatatttacttCTTTATGGTAAACAGGACGATgtcatataatgaaaaaaattgcCCTTCTCTTTTAAATCGATTCTATAAAGAATGAAACATATAcacaatattaatattttataacatgaaaaaaaaaaaaaaaatatatacatatatgcacatatacatataatacacataatacatataatacatataatacattttattcttattattacatttctTGAATCATAGTGAAAATCTTTAAACATGTCCTCCATAAAAATTGCCTCAACTATTCCAAAGATATCtaaatgtatttttaaaggttctattttattaatttttgcctctgaaaaaaaaaaaaaaaaaaaaaaaagaaaaattgtttcatttttaaataatttgatatttttatttatacaaaatatatattacacatatgtaaataatatatatatatatatatttattattttatttatttttacttattTCATAGTTTTCCTTTAAAACAAGGATTAAAAGTTTAAAACTTATTTTTACAAACATAATTGATGGGTCATTATTCATAACTCTagattctttttcttttaatttaattttgttGAAGCACAAACAAAATCCTTCGACATCATGATTGGCTCTACgatattataagaaaaaataaaataaaataaaataaaataaaataaaaataataatatattaataaataaatatatagacatATAAAAACTTACTTTAACATAAAATTTGATAAATACACACTTATTCCATCATCAATTTTGTTCAAATATTTTGGCTGTAATTGTGCCACACAactagaaaaaataaatatataaataaatataaatatatatatatatatatatatatatatatatatatatatattatatatatgtgcgcatatttttcctttgtgtaagaaaaaaaaaaaaaatgtgtgTTGTGTCAATAAATTATATCttttcaattatatatattaccttATTCTTAATATGCTgaatgtttttttattaataattaaatctGAATTTTCTTTAATTGACTCGAGTGTTCTTTTAATGTATTTAAATCTTGTCATATGCATCAAGTG from Plasmodium sp. gorilla clade G2 genome assembly, chromosome: 2 harbors:
- a CDS encoding acyl carrier protein, whose protein sequence is MKIIFLCIIFLYYVNAFKNTQKDGVSLQISKKKRSNQVNFLNRKNDYNLIKNKNSHSSLKSTFDDIKKIISKQLSVEEDKIEMTSNFTKDLGADSLDLVELIMALEEKFNVTISDQDALKINTVQDAIDYIEKNNKQ
- a CDS encoding ribosome-recycling factor; this encodes MIFQHLISLNNEKKISMFFYIFLILYITHVRTFYECLNLKNEKNYNVFLINGNNNGPSYYFVNSNYRNNNNFLRRKENYQRVLQLYDPPLNEGAKRNSYILYAHGKKNKNKNKMNHYNNVTTKRKTVNRRDQDDEDEDEEEEDNYEDDEANYEDDEANYEDDEDNYEDDEDNYEDDEDNYEDDEDNYEDDEDNYDDEYDDDDDDYPFNNDDIDIGDKDTPYETQKSKTRSKDENMTHQNKGGNTTLSLENYKIKKNVNYDIETDKKNKVKKKDEEDIHETNEKDDNINDNNDDKDNEHIDDIMDEEYEEDYITEEDIKDLHKICSDKMNKVYEFLKKESYRFNLNNVSNDMFENEKVKINERIYTVKHICHIKKKENLFTITPYDPYFVNFLYQHFIKEFDELKFYVKDKSLYAVIPPISENLKNEIKMKIKKKIEDSKVTLRTVRKQMMDKLEKFKNKIGKDIYFKQKNYIQSIHDQTKKNIEKIFADAK